The Diaphorobacter ruginosibacter genome contains a region encoding:
- a CDS encoding sigma-54 interaction domain-containing protein gives MVAGAPVVSRATLPPSSSLPQDGQSIRELAARSMFGLFSSMSQGMFLVDKTGRIVWVNEGYKSFLPRLGVASVDDFVGHMVEEVIPNTQMRQVLETGKPVFLDLLANRAGNFVVSRIPLLDDDGAIIGAIGMVLVDQPETTLQPLIRKFSLLQRELDDARRELAVRRLASLEGVQEGGRRAKYTFASYVGASPAATEVKRQARRAAYSGSTVLLLGETGTGKELLAHAIHATSQRSGGPFVGVNIAAIPDTLLEAELFGVAPGAFTGADKRGRDGKFRLAHGGTLFLDEIGDMPATVQAKLLRALQEGEIEPLGSNQLIPLDLRIVAATSRDLHAMVRSGAFREDLFYRLHVLPIRVPPLRERRSDIPALVDVLAEEIAARGAGGVPEFTADALDLLAGQTWRGNIRELRNVIEQASMRCDGLSVDAQLLSAILREAGVEPSAPVSTASQGLHAGRAQDDDQLLLRPLAEQVAELEQRAIAASLKANKGNKLATARQLGISRATLYERLVNPV, from the coding sequence ATGGTGGCTGGAGCGCCAGTCGTGAGCCGGGCCACCTTGCCTCCGTCATCCTCGCTTCCGCAGGACGGGCAGAGCATCCGCGAGCTGGCTGCGCGCTCGATGTTCGGCCTGTTCTCCTCGATGAGCCAGGGCATGTTCCTCGTGGACAAGACCGGGCGCATCGTTTGGGTGAACGAGGGCTACAAGAGCTTCCTGCCGCGCCTGGGCGTGGCCTCGGTGGACGACTTCGTCGGCCACATGGTGGAGGAAGTCATCCCCAACACGCAGATGCGCCAGGTGCTGGAGACCGGCAAGCCGGTGTTCCTCGACCTGCTGGCCAACCGGGCCGGCAATTTCGTGGTCAGCCGCATTCCGCTGCTCGACGACGATGGCGCGATCATCGGCGCCATCGGCATGGTGCTGGTGGACCAGCCCGAGACCACGCTGCAGCCGCTGATCCGCAAGTTCTCGCTGCTGCAGCGCGAGCTGGACGACGCGCGGCGCGAGCTGGCGGTGCGCCGGCTTGCGAGCCTGGAGGGCGTACAGGAAGGCGGCCGGCGTGCCAAGTACACGTTTGCGAGTTACGTGGGGGCGAGCCCCGCGGCCACCGAGGTCAAGCGCCAGGCGCGGCGTGCGGCCTATTCGGGCAGCACCGTGCTGCTGCTGGGCGAGACCGGCACGGGTAAGGAACTGCTGGCGCACGCGATCCATGCGACCTCGCAGCGCTCGGGCGGGCCGTTCGTCGGCGTGAACATCGCGGCCATCCCCGACACGCTCCTGGAGGCCGAGCTCTTCGGCGTTGCGCCCGGTGCGTTCACCGGCGCGGACAAGCGCGGGCGCGACGGAAAGTTCCGCCTCGCGCATGGCGGCACACTGTTCCTCGACGAGATCGGCGACATGCCCGCCACGGTGCAGGCCAAGCTGCTGCGTGCGCTGCAGGAGGGCGAGATCGAGCCGCTGGGATCCAACCAGCTCATACCGCTGGACCTGCGCATCGTCGCGGCCACTTCGCGCGACCTGCATGCGATGGTGCGCAGCGGCGCATTCCGCGAAGACCTGTTCTACCGCCTGCATGTGCTGCCCATCCGCGTGCCGCCGCTGCGCGAGCGGCGCAGCGACATTCCCGCGCTGGTCGACGTGCTGGCCGAGGAGATCGCCGCGCGCGGGGCCGGCGGCGTGCCGGAGTTCACGGCCGATGCGCTCGACCTGCTGGCGGGCCAGACCTGGCGCGGCAACATCCGCGAACTGCGCAACGTGATCGAACAGGCCAGCATGCGCTGCGATGGCCTGAGCGTGGATGCGCAGCTTCTCAGCGCCATCCTGCGGGAGGCGGGGGTGGAGCCCTCCGCGCCGGTCTCGACCGCATCGCAGGGCCTGCATGCGGGCCGCGCGCAGGACGACGACCAGCTGTTGCTGCGACCGCTGGCCGAGCAGGTGGCGGAGCTCGAACAGCGCGCGATTGCGGCCTCGCTGAAGGCCAACAAGGGCAACAAGCTGGCCACGGCGCGACAGCTCGGCATCTCGCGTGCAACGCTCTATGAACGTCTGGTAAACCCTGTGTGA
- a CDS encoding YeeE/YedE family protein, translating into MSVTEFDSLLATILVAVFLLAAVLGAVMRETRFCTMGAVSDVVYVGDWMRMRQWALAIGVAMCGFSVLAYVGWVNPADIVYAMPQVIWLSALVGGLLFGFGMVLASGCGARNLTRLGGGSLKSLVVLVVLAVSAFATLKGITSVPRARWFDSVNVTLSVPALLPEWLAGKGWGAVADIRLWLGCGLGLVLVLLGLSAPRQRRDWHVLMGGVLVGACVAAAWALSGHFGEVQEHPETLEHMYAATYTGRIESFSFVAPVAHVLDWLLFFSDRSKVLTWGAVAVFGVVFGAFVQALVRREFRWQGFADTADLSRHLVGATLMGIGGVMALGCTVGQGISAVSALQIASFIAIAAIIAGAVIALRAQQWWLERQS; encoded by the coding sequence ATGAGTGTTACTGAGTTCGATTCTTTGCTCGCCACCATCCTGGTGGCGGTTTTTTTGCTGGCCGCTGTTCTGGGGGCGGTCATGCGCGAAACCCGCTTCTGCACCATGGGTGCGGTCAGCGATGTCGTCTACGTGGGCGACTGGATGCGCATGCGCCAGTGGGCGCTCGCCATCGGCGTGGCGATGTGCGGATTTTCCGTGCTGGCCTATGTGGGCTGGGTGAATCCGGCCGACATCGTCTATGCCATGCCGCAGGTGATCTGGCTGTCCGCGCTGGTCGGCGGGCTGCTGTTCGGATTCGGCATGGTGCTGGCCTCGGGTTGCGGGGCGCGCAATCTCACGCGGCTGGGCGGCGGCAGCCTCAAGTCGCTGGTCGTCTTGGTGGTGCTGGCGGTGAGTGCGTTCGCCACGCTCAAGGGCATCACCTCCGTGCCGCGCGCACGCTGGTTCGACAGCGTGAACGTGACGCTCTCCGTGCCCGCGCTGCTGCCCGAATGGCTGGCAGGCAAGGGCTGGGGCGCGGTGGCCGACATTCGCCTGTGGCTGGGCTGTGGCCTCGGGCTGGTGCTGGTGCTGCTGGGCCTTTCGGCTCCGCGCCAGCGGCGTGACTGGCATGTGCTGATGGGCGGCGTGCTGGTGGGGGCCTGCGTCGCCGCGGCCTGGGCGCTCAGCGGCCATTTCGGCGAGGTGCAGGAGCATCCCGAAACGCTGGAGCATATGTATGCGGCCACCTACACCGGGCGCATCGAATCGTTCAGTTTCGTCGCGCCCGTGGCGCATGTACTCGACTGGCTGCTGTTCTTCAGCGACAGGAGCAAGGTGCTTACCTGGGGCGCCGTGGCCGTGTTCGGTGTGGTCTTCGGAGCCTTCGTGCAGGCGCTTGTGCGGCGCGAGTTCCGCTGGCAGGGATTTGCAGACACGGCCGATCTGTCGCGTCACCTGGTGGGCGCCACGCTCATGGGGATCGGCGGCGTGATGGCGCTGGGATGCACGGTGGGGCAGGGCATCAGCGCGGTCTCGGCGCTGCAGATCGCGAGCTTCATCGCCATTGCAGCGATCATCGCCGGTGCAGTCATTGCGCTGCGCGCGCAGCAATGGTGGCTGGAGCGCCAGTCGTGA
- the soxX gene encoding sulfur oxidation c-type cytochrome SoxX, which produces MQAQQHNFWLPVAGLASALVVLGCASVDSSADADKLTQQMVQASFRDQGIAKVDRLKQDENNAACSAADASGKPLDAKVSAKLEADALKAVKWPSDGKFVGDWKVGEKIAQDGRGMTWNDKPGATNGGNCYNCHQISKQEISFGTLGPSLYNYGKIRGITDPNSAEAKAIVEYTWGKIWNAKAYNACSGMPRFGHNGILTEGQVRDLVALLVDPQSPVNK; this is translated from the coding sequence ATGCAAGCACAGCAACACAATTTCTGGCTGCCCGTGGCGGGCCTGGCCTCCGCGCTCGTCGTTCTCGGCTGCGCGTCGGTGGACAGTTCGGCCGACGCGGACAAGCTCACGCAGCAGATGGTGCAGGCCTCGTTCCGTGACCAGGGCATCGCCAAGGTCGACCGCCTGAAGCAGGATGAGAACAATGCCGCCTGCAGCGCGGCCGATGCCAGCGGCAAGCCGCTCGATGCCAAGGTGTCCGCGAAGCTGGAGGCCGATGCACTCAAGGCCGTGAAGTGGCCCTCGGACGGCAAGTTCGTGGGTGACTGGAAGGTGGGCGAGAAGATCGCCCAGGATGGCCGCGGCATGACTTGGAACGACAAGCCGGGCGCGACCAACGGCGGCAACTGCTACAACTGCCACCAGATCAGCAAGCAGGAGATCTCCTTCGGCACGCTGGGCCCGAGCCTCTACAACTACGGCAAGATCCGCGGCATCACGGATCCGAACAGCGCCGAAGCCAAGGCCATCGTCGAGTACACCTGGGGCAAGATCTGGAACGCCAAGGCCTACAACGCATGCTCCGGCATGCCGCGCTTCGGCCACAACGGCATCCTGACCGAAGGCCAGGTCCGCGACCTGGTGGCGCTGCTGGTGGATCCGCAGTCCCCGGTCAACAAGTAA
- the soxA gene encoding sulfur oxidation c-type cytochrome SoxA, giving the protein MSLACAIQPAMAQKSTADGIAEYREMLQDGNPAELFEMKGEELWKQKRGSKNASLERCDLGKGPGVVKGAFVELPRYFADTNRVQDLESRLLTCMETLQGLDAKKIAATPFGKDEQKNIEGLVAWISAESKGMKFNLPQNHAQEKQMYEAGKRMFYMRGGPHDFACASCHGADDKRIRLQDLPNLTKNPGASAGFGAWPAYRVSSGELWSMQRRLNDCFRQQRFPYPGYASDVTIALGVFMGVNGQGGEATAPAIKR; this is encoded by the coding sequence ATGTCGCTGGCATGTGCGATCCAGCCGGCCATGGCGCAGAAAAGCACAGCCGACGGCATTGCGGAGTACCGCGAGATGCTGCAGGACGGAAACCCCGCCGAACTCTTCGAGATGAAGGGCGAGGAACTGTGGAAGCAAAAGCGCGGATCGAAGAATGCATCACTCGAACGCTGCGACCTGGGCAAGGGCCCGGGCGTGGTCAAGGGTGCGTTCGTCGAGCTGCCGCGCTACTTTGCCGACACGAACCGGGTGCAGGATCTCGAGTCGCGCCTGCTGACCTGCATGGAGACGCTGCAGGGTCTGGATGCGAAGAAGATCGCGGCCACGCCCTTCGGCAAGGACGAACAGAAGAACATCGAAGGCCTGGTGGCCTGGATCTCCGCGGAATCCAAGGGCATGAAGTTCAACCTGCCGCAGAACCATGCGCAGGAAAAGCAGATGTATGAAGCGGGCAAGCGCATGTTCTACATGCGCGGCGGCCCGCATGACTTCGCCTGCGCGAGCTGCCATGGCGCGGATGACAAGCGCATCCGGCTGCAGGACCTGCCCAATCTCACGAAGAACCCGGGCGCGTCCGCGGGCTTCGGTGCCTGGCCCGCCTACCGCGTGTCCTCGGGCGAGCTCTGGAGCATGCAGCGGCGCCTCAATGACTGCTTCCGCCAGCAGCGGTTCCCCTATCCGGGTTACGCAAGCGACGTGACCATCGCCCTCGGCGTCTTCATGGGCGTGAACGGGCAGGGCGGGGAAGCAACGGCTCCGGCCATCAAGCGTTGA
- a CDS encoding ABC transporter ATP-binding protein: protein MTARTDLLLELRGVHTHIGAYHILHGVDLAVPRGEVTMLLGRNGAGKTTTLRTIMGLWRASQGSVHYAGRDITQLATPAIATLNIAYVPENMGIFADLTVKENLLLAARGASHAGQMDSTRLDWIFALFPAVKKFWNHPAGKLSGGQKQMVAVARAIVEPRDLLIVDEPSKGLAPAMINNMIDAFSALKAAGCTIILVEQNTQFAKRLGDEVAIMDNGRIVHAGRMAALAQDEALMQSLLGLSI, encoded by the coding sequence ATGACCGCAAGAACCGACCTGCTCCTCGAACTCAGGGGCGTTCACACGCACATTGGCGCGTACCACATCCTGCATGGCGTCGATCTTGCCGTGCCGCGCGGCGAGGTCACGATGCTGCTCGGGCGCAATGGCGCGGGCAAGACCACCACGCTGCGCACCATCATGGGCCTGTGGCGTGCATCGCAGGGATCGGTGCACTACGCGGGCCGAGACATCACGCAGCTGGCGACGCCCGCGATCGCGACGCTGAACATTGCCTATGTGCCGGAGAACATGGGCATCTTCGCCGACCTCACGGTGAAGGAGAACCTGCTGCTCGCCGCGCGCGGCGCAAGCCACGCAGGCCAGATGGACAGCACCCGGCTGGACTGGATCTTCGCGCTTTTCCCTGCCGTGAAGAAATTCTGGAACCACCCCGCGGGCAAGCTCTCGGGCGGGCAGAAGCAGATGGTCGCGGTGGCGCGCGCCATCGTGGAGCCGCGCGACCTGCTCATCGTGGATGAGCCCAGCAAGGGTCTTGCTCCCGCAATGATCAACAACATGATCGATGCGTTCTCGGCGCTCAAGGCCGCGGGCTGCACCATCATCCTCGTGGAACAGAACACGCAGTTCGCCAAGCGCCTGGGCGACGAGGTCGCCATCATGGACAACGGCCGCATCGTGCATGCGGGGCGCATGGCGGCGCTGGCGCAGGACGAGGCACTCATGCAATCACTACTGGGGCTGAGCATATGA
- the soxB gene encoding thiosulfohydrolase SoxB, whose amino-acid sequence MSLSKREFMQVLAAAGVAGMGLQRYAHADGKTADGAMYDVPRYGNVSFLHMTDCHAQLNPIYFREPNVNLGIGAMKNQRPHLVGEHLLKSAGIRPGTASAHAFSYLDFESAAKRYGKVGGFAHLATLVKRLKASRPGSLLLDGGDTWQGSATSLWTNAQDMVDACKLLGVDVMTGHWEFTYGMERVQEIIKKDFDGKVDFVAQNVKTTDFGDPVFKPYVIREMNGVQCAIIGQAFPYTPIANPRYMVADWSFGIQDENLQAMVDEARGKGAKVVVVLSHNGMDVDLKMASRVRGIDAILGGHTHDGMPVPTIVENAGGKTIVTNAGSNGKFLGVLDFDVKDGKVVDFKYRLLPIFANILPADADMQALITKVRAPYEAKLAEVLARTDGTLYRRGNFNGTGDQLLLDALMAVQDCPIAFSPGFRWGTSLLPGQDITREWLMDMTATTYSYATVTEMTGATIKTVLEDVCDNLFNPDPYYQQGGDMVRVGGLQYRCDPTAKAGSRITEMRLKGELLDADRKYKVAGWAPVAEEARSAGNKQIWEVVEPWLKDQKVLAPRKLNEPALLNVKPNDGIA is encoded by the coding sequence ATGAGCCTCTCCAAACGTGAATTCATGCAAGTGCTGGCCGCCGCTGGAGTGGCGGGCATGGGCCTGCAGCGCTATGCGCACGCCGACGGCAAGACCGCGGATGGCGCGATGTACGACGTGCCGCGATACGGCAACGTCAGCTTCCTGCACATGACCGACTGCCATGCGCAGCTCAATCCCATCTATTTCCGCGAACCCAATGTGAACCTCGGCATTGGCGCGATGAAGAACCAGCGTCCCCATCTGGTGGGCGAACACCTGCTGAAGTCGGCGGGCATCCGCCCCGGCACGGCGTCGGCGCATGCGTTCAGCTATCTCGATTTCGAAAGCGCCGCCAAGCGGTATGGCAAGGTGGGCGGCTTCGCGCACCTCGCCACGCTGGTCAAGCGCCTGAAGGCCTCGCGCCCCGGCTCGCTGCTGCTGGATGGCGGCGACACCTGGCAGGGCTCGGCCACGTCGCTGTGGACCAATGCCCAGGACATGGTCGATGCCTGCAAGCTGCTCGGCGTGGACGTGATGACCGGCCACTGGGAATTCACCTACGGCATGGAACGCGTGCAGGAAATCATCAAGAAGGACTTTGACGGCAAGGTCGACTTCGTCGCGCAGAACGTCAAGACCACCGACTTCGGCGACCCGGTTTTCAAGCCCTATGTGATCCGCGAGATGAACGGCGTGCAGTGCGCCATCATCGGCCAGGCCTTCCCTTACACGCCGATTGCAAACCCCCGCTACATGGTGGCCGACTGGAGCTTCGGCATCCAGGACGAGAACCTGCAGGCCATGGTGGACGAAGCGCGTGGCAAGGGCGCGAAGGTGGTGGTGGTGCTGTCGCACAACGGCATGGACGTGGACCTGAAGATGGCCTCGCGCGTGCGCGGCATCGACGCGATCCTGGGCGGCCACACGCATGACGGCATGCCCGTGCCGACCATCGTCGAGAACGCGGGTGGCAAGACCATCGTGACCAACGCGGGATCGAACGGCAAGTTCCTGGGCGTGCTGGACTTCGATGTGAAGGACGGCAAGGTCGTCGACTTCAAGTACCGCCTGCTGCCGATCTTCGCGAACATCCTGCCCGCGGATGCCGACATGCAGGCGCTGATCACGAAGGTGCGCGCGCCCTACGAGGCCAAGCTGGCCGAGGTGCTGGCGCGCACCGACGGCACGCTGTATCGCCGCGGCAACTTCAACGGCACGGGCGATCAGCTGCTGCTCGATGCGCTCATGGCCGTGCAGGATTGCCCCATCGCGTTCTCGCCGGGCTTCCGCTGGGGCACCTCGCTGCTGCCCGGCCAGGACATCACGCGCGAATGGCTGATGGACATGACGGCCACCACCTATTCGTACGCCACGGTGACCGAGATGACCGGCGCGACCATCAAGACCGTGCTCGAGGATGTGTGCGATAACCTGTTCAATCCTGATCCGTACTACCAGCAGGGCGGCGACATGGTGCGCGTGGGCGGCCTGCAGTACCGCTGCGACCCGACGGCCAAGGCCGGCAGCCGCATCACGGAGATGCGCCTCAAGGGCGAGCTGCTCGATGCCGATCGGAAGTACAAGGTGGCCGGCTGGGCACCCGTAGCGGAAGAGGCACGATCGGCCGGCAACAAGCAGATCTGGGAAGTCGTGGAACCCTGGTTGAAGGATCAAAAGGTGCTGGCACCACGCAAGCTCAATGAGCCTGCGCTGCTCAATGTCAAACCAAATGACGGCATAGCCTAG
- a CDS encoding branched-chain amino acid ABC transporter permease: MNRLLSADFPRSRILAVLLLAVLVGLAVAPFAFPGVKALNVAAKILVFIVLVASFDLLLGYTGIVSFAQTMFFGIGAYGIAIATTRLGATWTALFTGVGAALLVSLVLALAIGLFSLRVRAIFFAMITLAVAAAFQTLASQLSDWTGGEDGLTFKLPQWLSPSFEPFENDVLGVTIDGRILTYYLLFVLAVVLLLALLRIVNSPFGRVLQAIRENEFRAEAIGYRVVVYRTLSSVLSALFATLAGAMLALWLRYNGPDTSLSFEIMMDCLLIVVIGGMGTMYGAVIGSVLFVIAQSYLQDLLRIAHDATSGLPWLSALLSPDRWLLWLGVLFVLSVYYFPTGVVGRLRSARARS; encoded by the coding sequence ATGAACCGACTGCTCTCCGCAGACTTCCCGCGCAGCCGCATCCTCGCGGTGCTGCTGCTGGCCGTGCTGGTGGGACTGGCCGTGGCGCCGTTCGCGTTTCCGGGCGTGAAGGCGCTCAACGTGGCGGCCAAGATCCTGGTCTTCATCGTCCTGGTGGCGAGCTTCGACCTGCTGCTCGGCTACACCGGCATCGTCAGCTTCGCCCAGACCATGTTCTTCGGCATCGGTGCATACGGCATCGCGATAGCGACCACGCGGCTGGGCGCGACCTGGACCGCGCTGTTCACCGGCGTGGGGGCTGCGCTGCTGGTGTCGTTGGTGCTGGCGCTGGCGATCGGCCTGTTCTCGCTGCGCGTGCGCGCCATCTTCTTCGCGATGATCACGCTGGCCGTCGCGGCTGCGTTCCAGACGCTGGCGTCGCAGCTCTCGGACTGGACGGGCGGCGAGGACGGGCTCACCTTCAAGCTGCCGCAGTGGCTGTCGCCCAGCTTCGAGCCTTTCGAGAACGACGTGCTCGGCGTCACCATCGACGGCCGTATCCTCACGTACTACCTGCTGTTCGTGCTGGCCGTGGTCCTGCTGCTGGCGCTGCTGCGCATCGTGAATTCGCCGTTCGGCCGCGTCCTGCAGGCCATTCGCGAGAACGAGTTCCGCGCCGAGGCCATCGGCTACCGCGTGGTGGTGTACCGCACGCTCTCGAGCGTCCTGTCCGCGCTGTTCGCCACGCTGGCCGGCGCCATGCTGGCCCTCTGGCTGCGCTACAACGGTCCGGACACATCGCTCTCGTTCGAGATCATGATGGACTGCCTGCTGATCGTCGTGATAGGCGGCATGGGCACGATGTACGGGGCGGTGATCGGCTCGGTGCTGTTCGTCATTGCCCAGAGCTACCTGCAGGATCTGCTGCGCATTGCGCATGACGCGACCAGCGGCCTTCCCTGGCTGTCCGCCTTGTTGTCGCCCGACCGCTGGCTGCTGTGGCTGGGCGTGCTTTTCGTGCTTTCCGTGTACTACTTCCCCACCGGCGTAGTGGGGCGCCTGAGATCCGCGCGTGCCCGGTCCTGA
- a CDS encoding ABC transporter ATP-binding protein has product MLRTENLTIRFGGHVAVNGVTCSFQPGTLTAIVGPNGAGKTTYFNLISGQLKATEGRVWLGDSELTTQPASARTRAGLGRAFQLTNLFPHLSVVENVRLAVQAIHEGRHRHGLNLWSIWSDHKALQQRAEEILAGVALDARRDDPVASLPHGDQRKLEVALLMALAPQVYMFDEPTAGMSHDEAPVILDLIRKLKQDKSKTILLVEHKMDVVRELADRIIVLHNGTLVADGEPAEVIASPVVQQAYLGVANVMPGSEVNA; this is encoded by the coding sequence ATGCTGCGAACAGAAAACCTCACCATCCGCTTCGGCGGCCACGTGGCCGTCAACGGCGTCACCTGCAGCTTCCAGCCAGGTACGCTGACCGCCATCGTCGGCCCCAACGGCGCAGGCAAGACCACCTATTTCAACCTGATATCGGGCCAGTTGAAGGCCACCGAGGGACGGGTCTGGCTGGGAGACTCCGAGCTCACAACGCAACCGGCCTCGGCCAGAACCCGGGCGGGCCTGGGCCGCGCGTTCCAGCTCACCAACCTGTTCCCGCATCTCTCGGTTGTGGAGAACGTGCGCCTTGCCGTGCAGGCCATCCACGAGGGCAGGCATCGCCATGGCCTCAATCTCTGGAGCATCTGGAGCGACCACAAGGCCCTGCAGCAACGCGCGGAGGAAATCCTTGCGGGCGTGGCCCTCGACGCCCGAAGAGACGACCCGGTGGCGTCGCTGCCGCACGGCGACCAGCGCAAGCTCGAGGTCGCGCTGCTCATGGCGCTTGCACCCCAGGTCTACATGTTCGACGAGCCCACGGCAGGCATGAGCCATGACGAAGCGCCCGTGATCCTGGACCTGATCCGCAAGCTCAAGCAAGACAAATCCAAGACCATTCTTCTCGTGGAGCACAAGATGGACGTGGTGCGCGAACTGGCCGACCGCATCATCGTGCTGCACAACGGCACGCTGGTGGCCGATGGCGAGCCGGCCGAGGTGATTGCATCACCCGTGGTGCAGCAGGCCTACTTGGGCGTGGCGAACGTGATGCCGGGCAGCGAGGTGAACGCATGA
- a CDS encoding substrate-binding domain-containing protein: protein MHRRSLLASVALVSLATAPAWSQAQEVRIAHVYSKTGALESYGKQTQAGLMMGFEYATGGSMTVAGKKIVVIEKDDQGKPDMGKSLLATAYSDDKADLAIGPTASGVALAMLPVAEEYKKILLVEPAVADSITGDKWNKYIFRTGRNSSQDAISNAIAIDRPGVQIAVLAQDNAFGRDGAKAFKDAIKKGKFVHEEFLPAATTDFTAGAQRMIDKLKDLPGRKVIWILWAGAGNPFKINDMDLKRYGIEIATGGNILPAMAAYKNMPGMEGATYYYYGIPKNPVNEALVSMNYKQFKAPPDFFTAGGFSAAMAIVTALKKTNGDTKANTLIKAMEGMSFDTPKGTMTFRKEDHQAMQSMYHFKVKNDPAVTWGVPELVREIKPEEMSVPVRNQR, encoded by the coding sequence ATGCATCGTCGCAGTCTGCTGGCCAGCGTGGCCCTTGTTTCCCTTGCAACCGCACCGGCCTGGAGCCAGGCGCAGGAGGTCCGCATCGCGCACGTCTACAGCAAGACGGGCGCGCTCGAATCCTATGGCAAGCAGACCCAGGCCGGCCTGATGATGGGCTTCGAATATGCCACCGGCGGCAGCATGACCGTGGCAGGCAAGAAGATCGTGGTCATCGAGAAGGACGACCAGGGCAAGCCCGACATGGGCAAGAGCCTGCTCGCCACGGCCTACTCGGACGACAAGGCGGATCTCGCCATCGGCCCGACGGCATCGGGCGTGGCGCTGGCCATGCTGCCCGTGGCCGAGGAATACAAGAAGATCCTGCTGGTCGAGCCCGCCGTGGCCGACTCGATCACCGGCGACAAGTGGAACAAGTACATCTTCCGCACCGGCCGCAACTCCAGCCAGGATGCCATCAGCAACGCCATCGCGATCGACAGGCCCGGTGTGCAGATCGCCGTGCTGGCCCAGGACAACGCCTTCGGCCGCGACGGCGCCAAGGCCTTCAAGGACGCGATCAAGAAGGGCAAGTTCGTGCACGAGGAATTCCTTCCTGCCGCGACCACCGACTTCACCGCCGGCGCGCAGCGCATGATCGACAAGCTCAAGGACCTGCCGGGCAGGAAAGTCATCTGGATTCTCTGGGCGGGCGCAGGCAACCCCTTCAAGATCAACGACATGGATCTGAAGCGCTACGGCATCGAGATCGCCACCGGCGGCAACATCCTGCCCGCGATGGCCGCCTACAAGAACATGCCCGGCATGGAGGGTGCGACGTACTACTACTACGGCATTCCCAAGAATCCCGTGAACGAGGCACTGGTGTCGATGAACTACAAGCAGTTCAAGGCTCCTCCGGACTTCTTCACCGCGGGCGGGTTCTCCGCCGCGATGGCCATCGTGACCGCGCTGAAGAAGACCAATGGCGACACCAAGGCCAACACGCTCATCAAGGCGATGGAGGGGATGAGCTTCGATACGCCCAAGGGCACGATGACGTTCCGCAAGGAAGACCATCAGGCGATGCAGAGCATGTACCACTTCAAGGTGAAGAACGACCCGGCCGTGACCTGGGGCGTGCCCGAGTTGGTTCGGGAGATCAAGCCGGAAGAGATGTCGGTTCCCGTCCGGAATCAGCGCTGA
- a CDS encoding branched-chain amino acid ABC transporter permease translates to MSANDPIHPNDDMPLARRDLDWKPLALVPLLALAVLPFIGSPSTWLTLTVAGLAMGMIIFIIASGLTLVFGLMDVLNFGHGVFIALGAFVATSVFALMGDYTQSGELWRNLMAVFPAMLVAMLVAGALGLAFERFIVRPVYGQHLKQILITMGGMIIGEELIKVIWGPEQVPLPLPEAVKGAWLLGDAAVEKYRVFAVAVGTLVFALLAFTLSRTKIGLLIRAGVQDREMVESLGYRIRRLFIGVFVAGSALAGLGGVMWGLYQQNVVPQMGAQVNVLIFIVIIIGGLGSTGGALIGALLVGLMANYTGFLAPKVALFSNIALMVAILLWRPQGVYPVTSR, encoded by the coding sequence ATGAGCGCCAACGACCCGATCCACCCCAACGACGACATGCCGCTTGCGCGGCGCGACCTGGACTGGAAGCCGCTGGCGCTCGTGCCGCTGCTCGCACTGGCGGTGCTGCCCTTCATCGGCTCGCCAAGCACCTGGCTCACGCTCACGGTGGCAGGGCTGGCCATGGGCATGATCATCTTCATCATCGCATCGGGCCTCACGCTGGTGTTCGGCCTGATGGACGTCCTGAACTTCGGCCACGGCGTTTTCATCGCGCTTGGGGCATTCGTTGCCACGAGCGTGTTCGCGCTGATGGGGGACTACACGCAGTCGGGCGAGCTCTGGCGCAACCTGATGGCCGTGTTTCCGGCAATGCTGGTGGCCATGCTCGTGGCCGGGGCACTGGGGCTTGCGTTCGAGCGCTTCATCGTGCGCCCCGTGTACGGCCAGCATCTCAAGCAGATCCTGATCACCATGGGCGGCATGATCATCGGGGAAGAACTGATCAAGGTGATCTGGGGGCCCGAACAGGTGCCGTTGCCGCTGCCGGAGGCCGTGAAGGGCGCGTGGCTGCTGGGCGATGCGGCGGTGGAGAAATACCGCGTGTTCGCCGTGGCGGTCGGCACCCTGGTGTTCGCATTGCTGGCCTTTACGCTCTCGCGCACCAAGATCGGCCTGCTGATCCGCGCGGGCGTGCAGGACCGGGAAATGGTCGAGTCGCTCGGCTACCGCATTCGACGCCTGTTCATCGGCGTGTTCGTCGCGGGTTCGGCACTTGCCGGGCTGGGCGGGGTGATGTGGGGCCTGTACCAGCAGAACGTGGTGCCGCAGATGGGCGCGCAGGTGAATGTGCTGATCTTCATCGTCATCATCATCGGCGGCCTGGGCAGCACCGGAGGTGCGCTGATCGGGGCGCTGCTCGTGGGTTTGATGGCGAACTACACCGGGTTTCTCGCCCCCAAGGTCGCCCTGTTTTCCAACATCGCCCTGATGGTGGCCATCCTGCTGTGGCGGCCGCAGGGCGTCTATCCGGTGACGAGCCGTTGA